A single region of the Elizabethkingia sp. JS20170427COW genome encodes:
- a CDS encoding efflux RND transporter permease subunit codes for MVEMFIRRKILSLVISIIIVLMGIFALLQLPITQFPDIVPPSVTVTAKYTGANAEVSANAVALPLERAINGVPGMTYMSTVTSNDGLTMIQVFFEVGVDPDVAAVNVQNRVTTILDELPEEVIRAGVTTEKEVNSMLMYLNITSKDESQDEQFIYNFTDINILQELKRIDGVGRAEIMGQKEYSMRVWLDTQKMTAYKVSADDVVKALQKQNIAAAPGKVGETSGKTTSQLQYVIKYTGKFNTPEQYEQVPIKANLDGSILKLKDIAKVEFGAMNYGMVSKTDGKPSASIMMKQRPGSNASEVIENVKAKMEELKETSFPPGMEYNLAYDVSRFLDASMSAVIKTLIEAFILVGIVVFLFLQDWRSTLIPVLAVPVALVGTFAFMQTLDFSINLLTLFALVLAIGIVVDNAIVVVEAVHVKMEEGKKPLEATIEATKEIAGAVVAITIVMSAVFIPVAFLDGPVGVFYRQFSLTLAISIVISGVNALTLTPALCAIILKPHSHEEKKGIFDKFFGKFNQGFDKLTNGYTNMLGKFATRTSVTFGVLFIFIALFLVTSKFLPTGFIPMEDQGMAYVSVTTPQGATVERTEKVLDEVEAIAKKIDGVENVTTLAGYSIVTEIAGSSYGMAMINLKDWKERNISVDDFIKELSEKTKVISDAQVEVFAPPTVPGFGNTSGFELRLLDKSGGSLEHTDEVVKDFVKKLNDSPELQNSFTNFDATFPQYMITMDYDMAAKKGVSVDNAMSTLQTLLGSYYATNFIRFSQMYKVMVQATPEQRSNPESILNLYVKSETGEMVPFSTFIKIEKVYGPEVLTRYNMYMSAMINGEPAEGYSSGDAIAAVERIAQENLPRGFDIEWSGMTREEILSGNQTIYIFAVCLLFVYLLLAAQYESFLLPLAVLLSLPMGIFGSYIALMIVGLDNNIYAQVALVMLIGLLAKNAILIVEFAMQRNQEGYDIIPAAIEGARQRLRPILMTSFAFIAGLIPLVIATGAGATGNRSIGTAAAGGMLIGTVFGLVVIPGLYIFFAKLEQKFKKND; via the coding sequence ATGGTAGAAATGTTTATTAGGCGAAAAATCCTTTCGCTAGTAATTTCAATAATCATCGTTTTGATGGGGATTTTTGCTTTGCTTCAATTACCCATCACTCAATTTCCGGATATTGTACCACCATCGGTAACCGTAACCGCAAAATATACAGGTGCTAATGCTGAGGTTTCCGCCAATGCCGTAGCACTTCCTTTGGAAAGAGCCATCAACGGGGTTCCTGGGATGACCTATATGTCCACTGTAACTTCCAATGATGGACTTACCATGATCCAAGTTTTCTTTGAAGTTGGAGTAGATCCCGATGTAGCTGCAGTTAACGTACAAAACAGGGTAACCACTATCTTAGATGAGCTTCCTGAAGAGGTAATCCGTGCCGGAGTAACCACCGAAAAAGAGGTAAACTCCATGTTGATGTACCTTAACATCACTTCCAAAGACGAAAGTCAGGATGAACAATTCATCTATAACTTTACCGACATCAACATTCTTCAAGAATTAAAAAGAATTGACGGTGTGGGTCGTGCCGAAATCATGGGGCAAAAAGAATACTCCATGAGGGTTTGGCTAGATACCCAAAAGATGACTGCGTATAAAGTTTCTGCAGACGATGTGGTAAAAGCCTTACAAAAACAAAATATTGCCGCAGCTCCAGGAAAAGTAGGGGAAACTTCTGGTAAAACCACCAGCCAGTTGCAATACGTTATCAAATACACAGGGAAATTCAATACTCCTGAGCAATATGAGCAAGTTCCTATCAAAGCTAATTTAGATGGTAGTATTCTTAAATTAAAGGATATTGCTAAAGTTGAATTTGGTGCGATGAACTACGGAATGGTTTCTAAAACCGACGGCAAACCTTCCGCATCGATTATGATGAAACAAAGACCAGGATCCAATGCTTCCGAAGTAATCGAAAATGTAAAAGCTAAAATGGAGGAACTGAAGGAAACTTCTTTCCCTCCAGGTATGGAATACAACTTGGCTTACGATGTATCTAGATTCTTGGATGCATCCATGTCAGCGGTAATCAAAACCCTTATCGAAGCCTTTATTTTGGTAGGAATTGTGGTTTTCTTATTCCTTCAAGATTGGCGTTCCACCCTTATTCCAGTACTTGCCGTTCCAGTAGCATTGGTAGGTACATTTGCCTTTATGCAAACTTTGGACTTCTCTATCAATCTCCTTACTTTATTTGCTTTAGTATTAGCAATTGGTATTGTGGTGGATAACGCAATTGTAGTGGTAGAAGCCGTTCACGTAAAAATGGAAGAAGGTAAAAAACCTTTAGAAGCCACCATTGAAGCTACCAAAGAAATTGCAGGTGCCGTTGTTGCAATCACCATTGTAATGTCGGCGGTATTTATCCCTGTTGCCTTTTTGGATGGTCCTGTTGGGGTATTCTATCGACAATTCTCGCTTACCTTAGCAATAAGTATTGTAATTTCTGGGGTAAATGCCTTAACGCTTACTCCAGCCTTATGTGCGATAATTTTAAAACCTCATAGCCACGAAGAAAAGAAAGGTATTTTTGATAAATTCTTTGGTAAATTCAATCAAGGATTTGATAAATTAACCAATGGTTATACCAATATGTTAGGGAAATTTGCAACCCGAACTTCGGTAACCTTTGGCGTACTTTTCATCTTTATAGCTTTATTTTTAGTTACTTCTAAATTCTTACCAACTGGGTTTATCCCAATGGAAGACCAAGGGATGGCCTATGTAAGTGTAACCACACCACAGGGAGCAACCGTGGAAAGAACAGAAAAAGTCCTAGACGAAGTAGAAGCAATTGCTAAAAAAATAGACGGGGTAGAAAACGTAACCACTCTTGCTGGATACTCTATTGTAACAGAAATTGCAGGTTCTTCTTACGGTATGGCGATGATTAACCTAAAAGACTGGAAAGAGAGAAATATCTCAGTTGACGACTTCATTAAAGAATTGTCTGAGAAAACAAAAGTAATCTCCGATGCTCAAGTAGAAGTATTCGCACCGCCAACGGTTCCAGGATTTGGTAACACCTCAGGTTTTGAATTAAGACTACTGGACAAATCAGGTGGTTCTTTGGAGCATACCGACGAAGTGGTAAAAGATTTTGTGAAAAAACTGAACGACTCTCCAGAACTGCAAAACAGTTTCACCAACTTTGATGCAACCTTCCCTCAGTACATGATTACCATGGATTATGATATGGCGGCTAAAAAAGGAGTTTCTGTGGACAATGCCATGTCCACTTTACAAACCTTACTCGGTTCTTATTATGCGACTAACTTTATCCGTTTCAGCCAGATGTACAAAGTAATGGTACAAGCGACTCCTGAGCAAAGAAGCAATCCTGAAAGTATCCTGAATCTATATGTGAAAAGCGAAACAGGGGAAATGGTTCCATTCTCTACCTTTATAAAGATTGAAAAAGTATATGGGCCAGAAGTGCTTACCCGATACAACATGTATATGTCGGCTATGATTAATGGTGAACCTGCGGAAGGTTATAGCTCCGGTGATGCGATTGCTGCAGTAGAAAGAATTGCACAAGAAAATTTACCTAGAGGTTTTGATATCGAATGGTCTGGGATGACACGTGAGGAAATCCTTTCCGGAAACCAAACCATCTACATTTTTGCAGTTTGTCTCCTATTCGTTTACTTATTACTAGCAGCTCAATATGAAAGCTTCCTACTTCCTTTAGCGGTATTATTAAGTTTACCTATGGGGATTTTCGGATCTTATATCGCATTGATGATTGTAGGCTTAGACAACAACATCTATGCACAAGTTGCCCTCGTCATGTTGATAGGTCTCTTGGCGAAAAATGCCATCTTGATTGTAGAATTTGCCATGCAAAGAAACCAAGAAGGTTACGATATTATCCCAGCTGCTATTGAAGGAGCAAGACAAAGACTTCGTCCTATCTTGATGACTTCCTTTGCATTTATTGCGGGGCTTATCCCACTGGTGATTGCAACGGGAGCTGGAGCAACCGGAAACCGATCCATCGGTACAGCTGCCGCTGGAGGTATGCTAATCGGTACTGTTTTCGGATTAGTCGTAATCCCTGGATTGTACATTTTCTTTGCTAAACTGGAACAAAAATTCAAAAAAAATGACTAA
- a CDS encoding RsmD family RNA methyltransferase: protein MYRIISGRWKGKKIAAPKNFEVRPTTDFAKEALFSIIEHRYDIEYVSVLDLFAGIGSISLEFASRECKDITSVELNPKHCAFITSTAKDLGFDKQLNIQRGDVFDWLKKRRNQGKKYNIVFSDAPFEMEREKYLELIDLVLNGDFLSEDGTFIMEHQSRQKFEHPLCVETRKYGNVSFSLFKNTNMSIEEDIH from the coding sequence ATGTATAGAATTATTTCAGGAAGATGGAAGGGGAAAAAAATAGCAGCCCCTAAGAATTTTGAAGTACGCCCAACCACCGATTTTGCAAAGGAAGCGCTATTTAGCATTATCGAACACCGATATGATATCGAATATGTTTCCGTATTAGATTTATTCGCTGGGATAGGTTCTATTTCTTTAGAGTTTGCTTCTAGAGAATGTAAAGACATTACAAGTGTAGAGCTTAATCCTAAACATTGTGCATTTATTACCTCTACAGCAAAGGATTTAGGATTTGATAAACAATTGAATATACAAAGAGGCGATGTCTTCGATTGGTTGAAAAAAAGGAGAAATCAAGGAAAAAAATACAATATTGTTTTTTCTGACGCTCCCTTTGAGATGGAAAGAGAAAAATATCTAGAACTAATAGATCTAGTATTGAATGGAGATTTTCTATCTGAAGATGGTACTTTTATCATGGAACATCAGTCTCGACAAAAATTTGAACACCCTCTATGTGTAGAAACCCGCAAATATGGAAATGTAAGCTTCAGCTTGTTCAAAAATACCAATATGTCCATAGAAGAAGATATTCACTAA
- a CDS encoding YHS domain-containing protein, whose protein sequence is MKNIVTLTILLGALTACQSKNDNKTDHAMHAEKEALQVEVVNTIDPVCEMDITKAVKDTATYESQLYGFCSTSCKSEFQKSPEKFVKK, encoded by the coding sequence ATGAAAAATATTGTAACCCTTACGATTCTTTTGGGAGCTTTAACGGCTTGCCAATCTAAAAATGATAATAAAACTGATCATGCTATGCACGCTGAGAAAGAGGCTTTACAAGTTGAGGTGGTAAACACTATAGATCCTGTGTGCGAAATGGATATTACCAAAGCCGTGAAAGATACAGCTACTTATGAATCGCAATTATACGGATTTTGCAGTACATCTTGTAAATCTGAATTCCAAAAAAGCCCTGAGAAGTTTGTGAAAAAATAA
- a CDS encoding TolC family protein, which translates to MTKKIHPYIASGIIALALSSCAVPKVTDIKKPAEIPSTEVSNTATSTQSISLKEFFADPHLQQLFDEMVKANPDFLIAQQRLEIANSYLQRSKMALLPSLEVGAIVSGDHFGKYTIDGVGNKETNISPTVTEHEKINEDISPNFWLGAKSSWEIDAWGKLKNQKIAAQKRYMASAEGIRLLQVELFTNIAQLYYQLITLDKKLEIYEANLKLQNRAYEIVKAQREVGKATELAVQQFKAHNNNILAELEYIKAEIVSTEQAIATLTGKYGTHVERSSTLLPTQVSVLNQEMDVNAIIHSRPDVMSNYLVLEATHADAKAARAAFYPKLDLNASVGFNSFNAEMLFKPSSLAAQLLGGFMVPIFNKGQLKHEFNIANKEQEIAFLTYQKSITTAFNELQSVLKQMKIYEKVLKLKSEEVTALDKGIVVSNDLYLTGYANYLELINSQKSKLQAELERLQFQHQNTQNNILLFKALGGKL; encoded by the coding sequence ATGACTAAAAAAATTCATCCCTATATTGCTTCAGGAATCATCGCATTGGCATTAAGCTCTTGTGCTGTTCCTAAAGTAACCGATATTAAAAAACCTGCAGAAATCCCTAGCACAGAGGTTAGCAATACTGCAACCTCTACCCAAAGTATTTCTTTGAAGGAATTTTTTGCAGATCCACATCTACAACAACTCTTTGATGAGATGGTAAAAGCAAACCCTGATTTTCTGATTGCCCAACAGCGTTTAGAAATTGCCAACAGCTATTTACAACGTTCTAAAATGGCTCTACTTCCCTCTTTGGAAGTAGGAGCTATTGTTAGTGGAGACCACTTTGGTAAATACACCATAGATGGAGTAGGTAATAAAGAGACCAACATCTCTCCTACCGTTACCGAACACGAAAAAATAAACGAAGATATTTCTCCTAACTTTTGGCTGGGAGCAAAATCTTCATGGGAAATAGATGCTTGGGGAAAACTTAAAAACCAAAAAATAGCTGCTCAAAAAAGATATATGGCTTCCGCGGAAGGAATCCGATTATTGCAAGTAGAGCTATTCACCAATATCGCCCAACTCTACTACCAGCTGATTACTTTAGATAAAAAGTTGGAGATTTATGAAGCCAACTTAAAGCTACAAAACAGAGCTTACGAAATTGTAAAAGCCCAAAGAGAGGTAGGTAAAGCAACCGAATTGGCGGTACAACAATTTAAGGCTCATAATAACAATATCCTTGCGGAACTAGAATACATCAAAGCGGAGATTGTCTCTACCGAACAAGCAATCGCTACGCTTACCGGAAAATACGGAACTCATGTAGAAAGAAGTAGCACCTTACTTCCTACCCAAGTAAGCGTACTTAATCAGGAAATGGATGTCAATGCAATCATCCATTCTCGTCCAGATGTGATGTCTAATTATTTGGTTTTAGAAGCTACCCATGCTGATGCCAAAGCCGCAAGAGCAGCTTTCTATCCTAAATTAGATCTTAATGCCAGTGTGGGATTCAACTCTTTTAATGCGGAGATGTTATTCAAACCGAGTTCATTGGCAGCTCAACTTTTAGGAGGATTTATGGTTCCTATTTTTAATAAAGGGCAATTGAAGCATGAATTTAACATTGCCAATAAAGAGCAAGAAATTGCATTTCTCACTTACCAAAAAAGTATTACAACAGCTTTTAATGAACTGCAATCGGTGCTGAAGCAAATGAAAATTTATGAAAAAGTACTGAAGTTAAAATCCGAAGAAGTTACGGCTCTCGACAAAGGAATTGTGGTTTCCAATGACTTATATCTAACCGGTTATGCCAATTATCTGGAGCTTATCAACTCTCAGAAATCAAAACTTCAAGCAGAATTGGAGCGTTTGCAATTCCAGCATCAGAATACACAAAACAACATCTTGTTGTTCAAAGCTTTGGGAGGAAAATTGTAA
- a CDS encoding efflux RND transporter periplasmic adaptor subunit — protein sequence MQKKYWIIGLFSLLAFTSCKDKKNKKNDDAKEVPVLTIQKKDTMVSTEYVAEIQAKKNIEIHSRIAGLLQDVAVHEGQYVHQGQLLFKINDAELQIDLLKVNANVKQAEADVSIAKVELNQAQSLYSKKFVAKNELDMAKAKMSAAQAKYAYADAERKAVLQKINFTNIRAPFSGVMNSLPLKEGSLVEDGTLLTTLSQLSEIYAYFSIPENLYFEMMKNGELDNTTKIELVLPNGSKYDFNGVLNNAEGEIDPSTGSIRYKVMFPNPDRYIKHGTSGKLIISKYQPDAILIPQKATYSIQDKTYVFVVDKNNKVKMTNVTIATTLHQSYLISSGLKAGDRVVVEGTQSLKDGQTIKIKK from the coding sequence ATGCAAAAAAAGTATTGGATAATAGGGCTATTCTCCCTATTAGCTTTTACCTCTTGTAAAGACAAAAAAAACAAAAAAAACGACGACGCTAAAGAAGTCCCAGTACTTACCATCCAAAAAAAGGATACCATGGTAAGTACAGAATATGTCGCTGAAATCCAAGCTAAAAAAAATATCGAAATACACTCGAGAATTGCAGGATTACTTCAAGACGTAGCAGTACATGAAGGCCAATATGTACACCAAGGCCAATTATTATTTAAAATTAACGATGCCGAATTACAAATAGACTTATTAAAAGTAAACGCTAATGTTAAACAAGCTGAAGCTGATGTAAGTATCGCTAAAGTAGAGCTCAACCAAGCCCAAAGCTTATATTCTAAAAAATTTGTAGCCAAAAATGAGTTGGACATGGCAAAAGCAAAAATGTCTGCAGCACAGGCTAAATATGCCTATGCAGATGCTGAGAGAAAGGCGGTGCTCCAAAAAATCAACTTCACCAATATTAGAGCTCCTTTCTCTGGGGTAATGAATAGTTTACCTTTAAAGGAAGGTAGCCTTGTTGAAGATGGCACCTTGCTTACCACCCTATCTCAACTAAGTGAAATCTACGCTTACTTCTCCATTCCAGAAAATTTATATTTTGAGATGATGAAAAATGGAGAATTGGATAACACTACTAAAATAGAATTAGTGTTGCCTAATGGTTCTAAATACGACTTCAACGGAGTTTTAAACAATGCTGAAGGGGAAATTGATCCATCCACAGGTTCTATCCGATACAAAGTAATGTTCCCGAACCCAGACCGATACATCAAACACGGTACTTCAGGTAAATTAATTATCTCTAAATACCAACCTGATGCTATCCTTATTCCTCAAAAAGCAACCTATTCTATCCAAGATAAAACTTATGTATTTGTGGTGGACAAAAACAATAAAGTAAAAATGACCAATGTTACGATTGCTACAACCTTGCATCAATCTTACCTTATTAGCTCGGGGCTTAAAGCTGGAGACAGAGTGGTAGTTGAAGGTACTCAGTCTTTAAAAGATGGTCAAACAATAAAAATCAAAAAATAA